A single region of the Bacillota bacterium genome encodes:
- a CDS encoding AIR synthase: MIGKVNDDFFRRAILPHTGAHSPHVVVGPKMGVDAAVLKFGEEYLVVAEDPIFPGPTTSPEDYGWITVHIGASDVAVLGVKPGFMTYTLLLPPGTLDDYTERLVRSISDCARELGIAVVGGHTGFYGAVVVPTIGGITVWGTGREVITPGGAREGDVVVLTKGAAIEAAGILASELGERLLAAGVGPDLVDRARLRFKEMSVVADAEVATRAGGVHAMHDATEGGVARGLWEVAEASGAGLEIDRAKVPVPADVAAVCDHFGLDPYEVISEGTLVLTCDPARAENLLEAFRSHGIEAAVCGRVVPAGSGRWWIGDDGRREPLTPPPVDRFWEVFFNALALKSDTRTPAERTLCEELAEAVKALERAGILPLIPEIGANIAYASLEARETRDVAAIPGRLVRVKDRVVPTGQPEMGASIYMAGTLLIAREFFPDTRCVMNLRNNPRVLGACAKAGLVVAAMPAPPDYRQSDDDYSRDLRAVLAARSTLPDVVDVPDRINLERLILVFATGLDDLLRKVKAIAERLG; encoded by the coding sequence GTGATAGGTAAGGTAAACGACGACTTCTTCCGTCGCGCAATCCTGCCCCACACAGGGGCGCATTCCCCACACGTAGTCGTGGGCCCTAAGATGGGTGTTGACGCCGCGGTACTCAAATTCGGAGAGGAATACCTGGTGGTGGCCGAGGACCCCATATTCCCGGGTCCGACGACTTCCCCTGAGGACTACGGTTGGATCACCGTTCACATCGGCGCAAGCGACGTGGCGGTGCTGGGCGTGAAACCCGGGTTCATGACGTATACACTCCTCCTCCCTCCCGGAACCCTGGACGACTATACGGAGCGGCTGGTGAGGAGCATCAGCGATTGCGCGCGTGAACTCGGGATTGCCGTCGTCGGTGGCCACACCGGATTCTACGGGGCGGTGGTCGTTCCGACAATCGGCGGGATAACGGTGTGGGGGACCGGCCGTGAGGTAATCACTCCCGGCGGCGCCCGCGAGGGTGACGTGGTGGTGCTCACGAAGGGCGCGGCGATAGAGGCCGCGGGAATACTCGCCTCTGAACTGGGCGAAAGGCTGTTGGCAGCCGGTGTCGGGCCGGACCTAGTGGACCGCGCCCGTCTACGCTTCAAGGAGATGTCGGTAGTTGCGGACGCCGAGGTCGCTACCAGGGCGGGCGGCGTTCACGCGATGCACGACGCCACCGAAGGCGGAGTGGCCCGCGGCCTCTGGGAAGTAGCCGAGGCGTCGGGGGCCGGTCTTGAGATCGATCGCGCGAAGGTGCCGGTGCCCGCGGACGTAGCCGCAGTGTGTGACCATTTTGGGCTCGACCCGTACGAGGTCATCAGTGAAGGTACTCTCGTGCTCACGTGCGACCCCGCCCGGGCGGAAAACCTGCTAGAGGCGTTCCGGAGTCACGGAATCGAGGCGGCCGTGTGCGGGCGAGTCGTGCCCGCCGGCTCCGGGCGATGGTGGATAGGCGACGACGGGCGTCGCGAACCGCTTACCCCCCCTCCAGTCGACCGGTTCTGGGAGGTCTTCTTTAACGCGCTGGCACTCAAGTCGGACACGCGCACCCCGGCCGAGAGGACGCTCTGTGAGGAACTTGCTGAGGCGGTGAAAGCGCTGGAGAGGGCGGGCATCCTTCCGCTCATCCCCGAAATTGGGGCCAACATCGCCTACGCATCACTGGAGGCGCGTGAGACCAGGGACGTTGCGGCGATCCCGGGCCGCCTCGTCAGGGTCAAAGACCGTGTGGTGCCGACCGGCCAGCCCGAGATGGGCGCTTCGATCTACATGGCGGGGACGCTACTCATCGCGCGTGAGTTCTTCCCCGACACACGCTGCGTGATGAACCTCCGGAACAACCCACGGGTACTGGGGGCATGCGCAAAGGCGGGCCTGGTGGTAGCCGCGATGCCGGCTCCCCCCGATTACCGCCAGAGTGACGACGACTACTCCCGCGACCTGAGGGCCGTGCTGGCCGCGCGGTCGACGCTTCCCGACGTCGTGGACGTGCCCGATCGGATAAACCTGGAGAGGCTGATCCTGGTGTTTGCGACTGGGCTGGATGACCTGCTCCGGAAGGTCAAGGCGATTGCGGAACGGCTGGGCTAG
- a CDS encoding SpoIID/LytB domain-containing protein — protein MRRLLGKKPVTRAALRLATIAVIVTAVLASATGCSLRLFRRPAPAGQEPTLTLFSHKDNTTKQIKLEEYIQGVVAAEIQPDWPMEALKAQAIVARTFTLQKRDEGTVRPIHGTDACDSKDHFQAYDPSRINENVKRAVQETRGMVILFGGKPIRAWFHSNSGGKTATAQEGLNFTQESAPYAVPVDDPMSLQNAPADQKSWTATFSAGDLSGAAAKLGKSVSGVKSASIGKKGPSGRALTIVINGQEFPAAELRTSLGPERMKSTLLDSVSVSGGKVVMKGRGWGHGVGMSQWGAEAMAKAGKKAEDIIKFYFKGVDLTKMWQ, from the coding sequence ATGAGACGACTGTTGGGGAAGAAACCGGTCACGCGCGCCGCCTTGCGCCTCGCGACGATTGCGGTAATCGTAACCGCCGTTCTCGCATCGGCGACGGGGTGCAGCCTGCGCTTGTTCCGGAGACCGGCGCCCGCGGGCCAGGAACCCACCCTCACGTTGTTCTCGCACAAAGACAACACCACGAAGCAGATCAAACTCGAGGAGTACATCCAGGGAGTGGTGGCCGCGGAGATACAGCCCGACTGGCCCATGGAGGCGCTGAAAGCGCAGGCTATCGTGGCGAGGACCTTTACTCTCCAGAAAAGGGACGAGGGCACGGTCAGGCCGATTCACGGCACCGACGCCTGTGACAGCAAGGACCACTTCCAGGCATACGATCCGTCGAGGATCAACGAGAACGTCAAGCGCGCCGTGCAGGAGACCCGGGGGATGGTCATACTGTTCGGAGGGAAGCCGATACGCGCGTGGTTCCACTCCAACTCGGGTGGCAAGACCGCCACTGCGCAGGAAGGCTTGAACTTCACGCAGGAATCCGCACCGTACGCTGTACCGGTGGATGACCCCATGTCACTCCAGAACGCGCCCGCGGACCAGAAGTCATGGACCGCCACGTTCAGCGCCGGCGACCTGAGCGGGGCTGCCGCGAAACTTGGCAAGAGCGTGAGCGGGGTCAAGTCCGCCTCCATCGGGAAGAAGGGGCCCTCAGGCCGCGCGCTGACCATCGTAATCAACGGACAGGAGTTTCCCGCAGCCGAACTGCGGACCAGCCTTGGGCCTGAGAGGATGAAATCGACGCTCCTGGATTCCGTGAGTGTGTCTGGTGGCAAGGTCGTCATGAAGGGGCGCGGCTGGGGTCACGGTGTAGGCATGTCCCAGTGGGGCGCCGAGGCGATGGCCAAAGCGGGGAAGAAGGCGGAGGACATCATCAAGTTCTACTTCAAGGGTGTCGATCTGACGAAGATGTGGCAATAG